In Myotis daubentonii chromosome 16, mMyoDau2.1, whole genome shotgun sequence, one DNA window encodes the following:
- the GRN gene encoding progranulin, which yields MWTLVSLAALVTGLVAGTQCPDGQLCPVACCLDPGGASYSCCNPLDKWPTALSRRLGRPCRIDAHCSPGHSCLLTVLGTSSCCPFPEAVSCGDGRHCCPRGFHCSADGQSCFRRSDTNPLGAVQCPGSQFECPNSSTCCIMLDGSWGCCPIPQATCCEDKVHCCPRGTTCDLAHTRCLTATGTLPLAKKIPAQRTNRAGIMCPDGQSQCPDDSTCCELPNGKYGCCPIPNAICCSDHQHCCPQGTVCDLAQGKCLFQENSTDLLTKLPAHTVQEVKCDTEVSCPEDYTCCRLPTGAWGCCPYVQAVCCEDHVHCCPAGFTCDIEKGTCMQEGLQLPWMEQAPARLSLPVPQAMESDVPCDNVTSCPSSTTCCQLASGEWGCCPAPEAVCCSDHQHCCPQGYTCLAGGQCQWGNQIVAGLEKVPAYRASLSKPKDTDCDQHTSCPVGQTCCPSLSKSWACCQLPHAVCCEDRQHCCPNGYTCNVKARTCEKEVDSAHLPLGPHVGVGDVECGEGHFCHDNQTCCRDSRGSWACCPYRQGICCADQRHCCPAGFRCGAKGTKCLRKETLHWDTPLRDPAPRQLL from the exons ATGTGGACCCTGGTGAGCTTGGCGGCCTTAGTGACAGGGCTGGTGGCTGGAACGCAGTGCCCAGATGGTCAACTCTGCCCTGTGGCCTGCTGCTTGGACCCGGGAGGAGCCAGCTACAGCTGCTGCAATCCCCTG GACAAATGGCCCACAGCGCTGAGCCGGCGTCTGGGCAGACCCTGCCGGATTGATGCCCATTGCTCTCCTGGCCACTCCTGTCTCCTCACTGTCTTGGGGacctccagctgctgccccttcccAGAG GCCGTGTCATGCGGGGATGGCCGCCACTGCTGCCCAAGGGGCTTCCACTGCAGTGCTGATGGGCAGTCCTGCTTCCGAAGATCAG ATACCAACCCCCTGGGTGCTGTCCAGTGCCCCGGCAGCCAGTTCGAGTGCCCCAACTCCTCCACGTGCTGCATTATGCTTGACGGCTCCTGGGGATGCTGCCCCATACCTCAG GCTACTTGCTGCGAAGACAAGGTGCACTGCTGCCCCCGTGGTACCACCTGTGACCTGGCTCATACCCGCTGCCTCACCGCCACGGGCACCCTCCCCCTGGCAAAGAAGATCCCAGCACAAAGGACTAATAGAGCAG GGATCATGTGCCCAGATGGACAGTCCCAGTGCCCTGACGATTCTACCTGCTGTGAGCTGCCTAATGGGAAATATGGCTGCTGCCCAATTCCTAAT GCCATCTGCTGCTCCGACCACCAGCACTGCTGCCCCCAGGGCACCGTGTGTGACCTGGCCCAGGGGAAGTGCCTCTTCCAGGAGAACAGTACGGACCTCCTCACCAAGCTGCCAGCACACACAG TGCAGGAGGTGAAGTGTGACACGGAGGTGAGCTGCCCAGAGGACTACACCTGCTGCCGCCTACCGACGGGAGCCTGGGGCTGCTGCCCGTATGTCCAG GCTGTGTGCTGTGAAGACCACGTGCACTGCTGCCCAGCCGGGTTTACGTGTGACATAGAGAAGGGTACCTGTATGCAGGAAGGCCTCCAGCTGCCCTGGATGGAGCAGGCCCCAGCCCGCCTCAGCCTGCCAGTCCCCCAAGCCATGGAGAGTGATGTCCCCTGTGATAATGTCACCAGCTGCCCCTCCTCCACCACCTGCTGCCAACTTGCGTCTGGAGAGTGGGGCTGCTGTCCTGCCCCAGAG GCTGTCTGCTGCTCGGACCACCAGCACTGTTGCCCTCAGGGCTACACGTGCTTGGCTGGGGGGCAGTGTCAGTGGGGGAACCAGATCGTGGCTGGACTGGAGAAGGTGCCTGCCTACCGGGCTTCCTTGTCCAAACCCAAAGACACGGACTGTGACCAGCACACCAGCTGCCCAGTGGGGCAGACCTGCTGCCCAAGCCTGAGTAAGAGCTGGGCCTGCTGCCAGTTGCCCCAC gctgtgTGCTGTGAGGATCGCCAGCATTGCTGCCCCAATGGGTACACCTGCAATGTGAAGGCCCGAACCTGTGAGAAGGAGGTGGATTCCGCCCACCTGCCCCTCGGCCCTCATGTGGGTGTGGGGGACGTGGAGTGTGGAGAGGGGCACTTCTGCCACGATAACCAGACCTGCTGCCGAGACAGCCGTGGGAGCTGGGCCTGCTGTCCCTACCGCCAG GGCATCTGTTGTGCCGATCAGCGTCACTGCTGTCCCGCTGGCTTCCGCTGTGGGGCCAAGGGCACCAAGTGTTTGCGCAAGGAGACGCTGCACTGGGACACTCCCCTGAGGGATCCGGCCCCCAGGCAGCTgctgtga